A genome region from Candidatus Manganitrophus noduliformans includes the following:
- a CDS encoding FHA domain-containing protein has translation MLRDLIANQKVLFSKNLYSAGHIETIFNDLKSKGDLVTAVLLLEEKDRSLLLFILQDDLYAAVELKENSFLPLPFTDYFTEMSQAQGAIHLYVTNPIFFKALLVLAQKKPNIVATTDILNIEALLNQVQKKKKEAVLLLKKGEEMNLFYFRGGKLSETYFQAAGEVTKEGSLHEQLLIYTYSSDGAEPMEIQLFYDLDVSPAADVDDALEALGEGVERHLASRPRLILKEEKTEAPIEKILDKGIFTMGRDLRSDWAIKDPMVSREHAIIKEDEDGFYIEDRGSRNGTFVNKEKVLRKKLSDQDEIRIGSATFHFSGKEGQTDSEISASSTSEPIRSAPQENLGAWALEVISGKEVGRFFELSPKLLSIGRGKTDVVVNDPKVSRHHADLEWSEKGFILVDLKSTNGIFVNDQKIDRKPLSAEDVITVGDTRLRVVCKK, from the coding sequence ATGTTAAGAGACCTCATTGCGAATCAGAAAGTACTGTTTTCAAAGAATCTTTACTCCGCGGGCCATATCGAAACGATCTTCAATGATCTGAAATCGAAGGGAGATTTGGTCACCGCCGTTTTATTGTTGGAGGAGAAAGACCGCTCTCTTCTGCTTTTCATTTTACAGGATGATCTCTACGCCGCAGTCGAACTGAAGGAGAATTCCTTCTTGCCCCTTCCCTTTACGGATTATTTTACCGAAATGTCCCAGGCCCAAGGGGCCATCCATCTCTACGTTACCAATCCGATCTTTTTCAAAGCGCTTCTCGTCTTGGCTCAGAAAAAACCGAATATCGTGGCGACGACCGACATCCTCAATATCGAAGCGCTTTTAAATCAGGTGCAGAAAAAAAAGAAGGAGGCCGTTCTCCTGCTGAAGAAGGGGGAAGAGATGAACCTCTTCTATTTCAGGGGAGGAAAACTCTCGGAGACCTATTTCCAGGCCGCGGGCGAAGTGACGAAAGAGGGGAGCCTTCACGAGCAGCTTTTAATCTATACCTACTCGTCGGACGGCGCCGAGCCGATGGAGATCCAGCTTTTTTACGATCTGGACGTCTCGCCGGCGGCCGATGTCGATGATGCCCTCGAAGCGTTAGGGGAGGGGGTGGAGCGCCATCTTGCCTCACGACCCCGCTTGATTCTCAAAGAAGAAAAAACGGAAGCGCCGATCGAAAAAATCCTCGATAAAGGGATTTTCACAATGGGCCGTGATCTCAGAAGCGATTGGGCGATCAAAGACCCGATGGTCTCAAGGGAGCATGCGATCATCAAAGAAGACGAGGACGGATTTTATATCGAGGATCGGGGGAGCCGAAACGGGACCTTCGTAAACAAGGAGAAGGTCCTCCGGAAAAAGCTCTCGGATCAGGATGAGATCCGGATCGGATCGGCGACCTTTCACTTCTCCGGAAAAGAAGGACAGACCGATTCGGAAATCTCCGCTTCGTCGACCTCCGAGCCGATTCGGTCCGCCCCGCAGGAAAATCTCGGAGCCTGGGCCCTCGAAGTGATTTCCGGAAAAGAGGTCGGCCGCTTCTTTGAGCTTTCTCCCAAACTGCTTTCGATCGGCAGGGGAAAAACCGACGTCGTCGTGAACGATCCGAAAGTCTCCCGTCATCATGCTGATCTGGAATGGTCCGAAAAGGGTTTTATCCTCGTCGATCTCAAGAGCACCAACGGCATCTTTGTGAATGATCAAAAGATCGACAGAAAACCCCTCTCCGCAGAGGATGTCATTACAGTGGGGGACACCCGCCTGAGGGTTGTTTGTAAGAAATGA
- a CDS encoding NUDIX hydrolase: MKTRRHTSSGGVIYKAKEDGIQVVLISHYNQRGKLIWCLPKGSVEKGESLQETAIREVREETGVFGRVLEKIGQIQYWFYSKEEETKIFKTVHFYLLEYLRGDEKDHDSEVDEARWVALQEAMGMLTHSSERTIMEKATRYLTAVYGQKIPVPSVKVENILPNDTDNSSTI, translated from the coding sequence ATGAAAACAAGAAGGCATACATCATCGGGCGGGGTCATTTATAAAGCGAAAGAAGACGGCATTCAGGTCGTGCTGATCTCGCATTACAACCAAAGGGGAAAACTGATTTGGTGTCTTCCGAAAGGTTCCGTGGAGAAGGGAGAAAGCCTCCAGGAAACGGCGATCAGAGAAGTGCGGGAAGAGACCGGCGTGTTTGGACGCGTTCTGGAAAAAATCGGACAAATACAATATTGGTTTTATTCCAAAGAGGAAGAGACGAAGATCTTTAAGACGGTCCATTTTTATCTTTTGGAATATTTAAGAGGTGATGAAAAGGATCATGATTCCGAGGTCGATGAAGCCCGGTGGGTGGCTCTGCAGGAAGCGATGGGAATGTTGACCCATAGCAGCGAGAGGACCATTATGGAAAAGGCGACCCGTTACTTGACGGCCGTATACGGCCAGAAAATACCGGTTCCTTCCGTGAAGGTTGAAAACATTCTTCCAAACGACACGGACAATTCAAGCACGATCTAA
- a CDS encoding TraR/DksA family transcriptional regulator, which produces MSLMEVRPMEQGDKRRKALQEILLNKKREVVQQIENLMVAQEDTPSGILDTGDQSLKNHETDVDLTLLEMNNRLLKEIEEALIKLPENRYGICEECGAEISAGRLKAMPFAKYCVACKERQELFEKIEKTRTEA; this is translated from the coding sequence ATGAGTTTGATGGAGGTTCGACCGATGGAGCAAGGCGATAAGAGAAGAAAGGCACTCCAAGAAATACTTTTGAACAAGAAAAGAGAGGTGGTCCAACAAATCGAGAATTTAATGGTGGCCCAGGAAGACACCCCGTCCGGCATCTTGGATACGGGCGATCAATCGCTCAAGAATCATGAAACCGATGTGGATCTGACCCTTCTCGAAATGAACAATCGTCTCTTGAAGGAAATCGAGGAAGCGCTGATCAAGCTGCCGGAAAACCGATACGGCATATGCGAGGAGTGCGGCGCGGAAATCAGCGCCGGCCGGCTCAAAGCGATGCCGTTTGCAAAATATTGTGTCGCTTGCAAAGAACGGCAAGAGCTTTTCGAAAAGATCGAGAAAACCCGAACCGAGGCGTAA